The window CGCCACCGAATACGACCACACATGGAGGTGTTCGCGGTCGAGGGACTGCCGGAGATACGCGAGGGCGACGACCTCGCCGCGCTCGTCGACGAGCAGGTCGACCTCCGGCCCGAGGACGTGGTCTGTGTCGCCAGCACGGTCGTCTCGAAGGCCGAGGGCCGCACCGCGTCGCTCGACGAGTTCCCGCCGAGCGACCGGGCCCGGCGCATCGCCGAGCGCCTCGGCGACATCCAGGGCGAGGAGAAGGACCCGCGCTTCGCGGAGGCCGTCCTCGCGGAGAGCGAGGAACTGCTCCTCGAAGCGCCGTTCATCCTCGCGGTCACGCAGTTCGGCCACATCACCGTGAACGCCGGTATCGACCGCTCGAACGTGCCGAACGCGGACCTGCTGTTGCTGCCGGAGGCGCCCAGCGCGAGCGCCGCGGCGCTCCGGGAGTCGCTCCCGGCCGACCGCGTCGTCGTCACGGACACGTCGGGGCGGCCGTTCCGCTACGGCCAGCGCGGGGTCGCGGTGGGGTGGGCCGGCCTGCCCGCCTCGCGGGACTGGCGTGGCGAGCACGACCGTGACGGCCGGGAACTCGAGGCGACGGTGCAGTCCGTCGTCGACGAACTCGCGGCGGCCGCCAACCTCGTGACCGGCGAGGGCGCGGGCGGGACGCCGGTCGCGGTGGTCCGGGACTTCGAGTTCGGCGACCACGCCGGCTCGGAGAACCTGTTCCGCTCGGCGGACGACGACGTGGTCCGCCAGGCGCTCCGCGCGTGGACCTTCGGCGGCGACTCGCACGACACGGACGCCTGACGATATTACTCGAAAACACCCGAACCACGGCACGAATCTATCGGAGATATCGAAAACACCGCCAACCCATCGAAAACCATGCTCGGAATCGAACTCACGCCGGAACATCCGGTCGACCGCATCGCCGACCTCGGCGTCCGCGCGGCGGACGCCGGGTTCGACACCGCCTTCGTCTCCTCGCACTTCTTCAACCGCGACCCGTTCGTCGCCTGCGACCGCCTCGCCCGCGCGACCGACATCCGGGTCGGTCCGGGCATCATCAACCCGTACGAGACCCACCCCGTCACCCTCGCTGCGCGCGTCGCGAGCCTCGACGAGGCCAGCGGCGGCCGCGCGGTGTACGGCGTCGGTCCGGGCGACCCCTCCGCGCTGCGCTCGCTCGGGCTCGACGAGGAGCGGGGCCTCCGCTCGGTGCTGGAGGCGTTCTCCGTCGCCCGCGACCTCTGGAGCGGCGAGACCGTCGACCACGACGGCACCTTCGAGGCCAGCGGCGCGGGCCTGAAGTTCGAGCCCCCGCAGGGGGGCGACATCCCGGTCTACGTGGGCGGCGAGGGCCCGCACATGTGCCGGATGGCCGGCAAGCACGCCGACGGCCTGCTGTTCAACGGCTCGCACCCGGACGACCTCGCGTGGGCCCGCGACCGCGTCGACGAGGGTGCCGGGGACCGCCCCGCAACGGCCGACGGCCGTGAGGACCGGCCCGACGAGCGGGGCGACGTGGACCTCGCGGCGTACGCCAGCATCTCCGTCGCCGAGGACGCCGACGCCGCCCGTGAACTGGCCGTCCAGCCGGTCGCGTTCATCGCCGCCGGCGCCGCGCCGCCGGTGCTCGACCGGCACGGTCTCGACGGTGACCGCGCCGAGCGCATCGGCGAGCACCTTTCGGCCGGCGACTTCTCCGCCGCCTTCGACGAGGTGACGCCCGCGATGGTCGACGCGTTCTGCATGGCCGGCACGCCCGAGACGGTGGCCGAGCGGATGGCCGGCGTTCTCGAGCACGCCGACTCGCTCGTGGTGGGCTCGCCGCTCGGTCCGGACCTCGAGACCGCCATCGAGCTGGCCGGCGCGGCCGCTCGCGAGGCGGGAATCCGGGAGTAGCTGGCGCGCGGAGAACGGACCCTCTCGCCGGTTCAGTTGCGCTCCTCGCCCCCCGGCGGGGAGCGGCCGCCGGGCACGAGCTGGCCCAGCTGCTCGACGACGGCGCCCAGCGAGAGGTAGCCCAGCATCGCCGAGGACCCACCGACGAACAGCGCGCCCAGCAGGACGAGTACGAGCGTGATGGGGTCGGAAAGGACGTTGTTCACGACGAGGTCGATGGCCTCCGCGGGCGTGATTCCGGTCTCTGCCATGTCCGCCCCTTCGACGCTCGGACCTTCAGTCTGTCCGTTGCCGGCCCGTAGCGGGGCGCCGGGCACCGTCAGGGCTAACGCCCCC of the Haloglomus salinum genome contains:
- a CDS encoding coenzyme F420-0:L-glutamate ligase, whose product is MEVFAVEGLPEIREGDDLAALVDEQVDLRPEDVVCVASTVVSKAEGRTASLDEFPPSDRARRIAERLGDIQGEEKDPRFAEAVLAESEELLLEAPFILAVTQFGHITVNAGIDRSNVPNADLLLLPEAPSASAAALRESLPADRVVVTDTSGRPFRYGQRGVAVGWAGLPASRDWRGEHDRDGRELEATVQSVVDELAAAANLVTGEGAGGTPVAVVRDFEFGDHAGSENLFRSADDDVVRQALRAWTFGGDSHDTDA
- a CDS encoding 5,10-methylenetetrahydromethanopterin reductase; protein product: MLGIELTPEHPVDRIADLGVRAADAGFDTAFVSSHFFNRDPFVACDRLARATDIRVGPGIINPYETHPVTLAARVASLDEASGGRAVYGVGPGDPSALRSLGLDEERGLRSVLEAFSVARDLWSGETVDHDGTFEASGAGLKFEPPQGGDIPVYVGGEGPHMCRMAGKHADGLLFNGSHPDDLAWARDRVDEGAGDRPATADGREDRPDERGDVDLAAYASISVAEDADAARELAVQPVAFIAAGAAPPVLDRHGLDGDRAERIGEHLSAGDFSAAFDEVTPAMVDAFCMAGTPETVAERMAGVLEHADSLVVGSPLGPDLETAIELAGAAAREAGIRE
- a CDS encoding choline transporter-like family protein; protein product: MAETGITPAEAIDLVVNNVLSDPITLVLVLLGALFVGGSSAMLGYLSLGAVVEQLGQLVPGGRSPPGGEERN